A single region of the Brachypodium distachyon strain Bd21 chromosome 3, Brachypodium_distachyon_v3.0, whole genome shotgun sequence genome encodes:
- the LOC100827799 gene encoding aspartate carbamoyltransferase, chloroplastic, with the protein MAAARATLPHPHLPAPSWRTQLKPVPRRVVAASAAPSPALTASLRLGDVIEAQQFDRQALNEIFEVAREMEAVERGSHGSRSRVLEGYLMATLFYEPSTRTRLSFEAAMRRLGGEVLTTENAREFSSAAKGETLEDTIRTVEGYSDIIVLRHFESGAARRAAVTANIPVINAGDGPGQHPTQALLDVYTIKREIGRLDGIKLGLVGDLANGRTVRSLAYLIAKYQNIKIYFVSPDVVKMKDDIKEYLTSQGVEWEESSDLLEVASKCDVIYQTRIQKERFGERIDHYEAARGKYIVDRKVLGVLPKHAVIMHPLPRLDEITVDVDSDPRAAYFRQAKNGLYIRMALLKLLLVGR; encoded by the exons atggcggccgccCGGGCCACGCTCCCTCATCCCCACCTCCCCGCCCCCTCATGGAGAACCCAGCTCAAGCCCGTCCCGCGCCGCGtggtcgccgcctccgccgcgccgtcgccggcgctcACGGCGTCCCTGCGGCTCGGCGACGTGATCGAGGCGCAGCAGTTCGACCGGCAGGCGCTCAACGAGATCTTCGAGGTGGCGCGGGAGATGGAGGCCGTGGAGCGGGGCTCTCACGGGTCCCGGAGCCGCGTCCTCGAGGGGTACCTCATGGCCACGCTCTTCTACGAGCCCTCCACCCGCACGCGCCTCTCCTTCGAGGCCGCCATGCGCCGGCTCGGCGGGGAGGTGCTCACTACTGAGAACGCCCGCGAGTTCTCGTCCGCCGCCAAGGGCGAGACCCTCGAAG ATACCATAAGGACCGTTGAAGGTTATTCGGATATTATTGTTCTTAGACATTTTGAAAGTGGGGCTGCAAGGAGAGCAGCTGTTACTGCAAACATTCCAGTTATCAATGCAGGTGATGGGCCAGGGCAACATCCAACTCAG GCTCTGTTGGATGTATATACAATAAAGAGAGAGATTGGTAGGCTAGATGGAATAAAGCTTGGTTTGGTTGGGGACCTTGCTAATGGGAGAACAGTTCGCTCTCTTGCCTATTTGATTGCTAAATACCAGAACATTAAGATATATTTTGTATCTCCAGATGTTGTAAAAATGAAG GATGACATCAAAGAGTACTTAACTTCACAAGGTGTTGAATGGGAGGAAAGTTCAGATTTGTTGGAGGTGGCATCCAAGTGTGATGTTATTTACCAAACACGCATTCAAAAAGAAAGATTTGGTGAGAGGATCGACCACTATGAAGCTGCTCGTGGTAAATACATTGTGGACAGAAAGGTTTTAGGTGTGCTGCCGAAGCATGCTGTTATCATGCATCCACTTCCAAGGCTTGATGAG atcACAGTAGATGTTGACAGCGATCCAAGGGCTGCATATTTTAGGCAGGCTAAGAATGGCCTCTACATACGGATGGCACTGCTCAAACTTCTGCTTGTTGGTCGTTGA